The following is a genomic window from Synechococcus sp. JA-2-3B'a(2-13).
AGCAACATTGCCCCGAAAATCGCCCTCTCCAGGGATCCGATTGACGGCGCCCAAAGGTTCTCCTTCCAGCAACAAAATGCGTTTATCTCCTGCGGCCGCCTGTGGCAAATACTCCTGCACCATCACAGGCAGCCGACCAAATTGGGTGCTCATTTCAATCAACGAGTTGAGGTTTGGATCCCCGGCATTGACCCTCAGGATCCCTTCCCCACCTTTGCCACCCAAGGGCTTGAGCACCGCCTGTCCTTCCTGTTCGACGAACTGACGCAGCAGACGCTTGTTGCTGCTGACGCGGGTGCGCGGGATCCACTCTTGAAATTGCAGGGCATAGAGCTTTTCGTTGGCCGAGCGGATCCCGGCAGGATGATTGAGCACCAGTGTGCGGCTGGGAGAGAGACGATCCAAAAGGTAAGTGGCATAGAGATAGGCCGCATCTACCGGCGGATCCTTGCGCATCCACACCGCCTGCATTTGGCTCAGGGGCAGCAGTTGCCGGTCTTTGACCTCATACCAGGGATCCGCTTGCAGATCCAACCGGATTTCCTCAAGGGATCCCCAAGTTTCCCCTTGATCCCAGTAGAGATCCGCCAGGCCCAGGCAGAAAATGCGGTGTCCCCGTTTCTGCAGAGCTTCCATCAGGGCAATGCTGGTGTCATGGCCCACCTGCAACTGAGGCAATGGATCGA
Proteins encoded in this region:
- the gshB gene encoding glutathione synthase, encoding MQVAFIVDPLPQLQVGHDTSIALMEALQKRGHRIFCLGLADLYWDQGETWGSLEEIRLDLQADPWYEVKDRQLLPLSQMQAVWMRKDPPVDAAYLYATYLLDRLSPSRTLVLNHPAGIRSANEKLYALQFQEWIPRTRVSSNKRLLRQFVEQEGQAVLKPLGGKGGEGILRVNAGDPNLNSLIEMSTQFGRLPVMVQEYLPQAAAGDKRILLLEGEPLGAVNRIPGEGDFRGNVAAGGRVEKTKITEKERALCGALAPVLRQEKLYFVGIDVIGERLTEVNVTSPTMLRELCQLEGVDLADQVAQWLEKKVPVKG